Proteins from a genomic interval of Nocardioides jishulii:
- a CDS encoding neocarzinostatin apoprotein domain-containing protein, which produces MRKTPKKLSKALISAVALFFVTFVAAPPAFASATLDISATQGLKDGQQVTISGSGFKPGLKSIAIGQCIDGMKGPSDCNTAGGATFVDADASGKIPTTQIVVKEKFGSFDCTKQKCVIGAQPLPNAVDAATVAANTFYSDITFGEVAAAPAPSAAPAPTAGGENLPKTGPGDELATIVFFGVLLFLLGGATLWFTPRRGRGIA; this is translated from the coding sequence GTGAGAAAGACACCGAAGAAGCTCAGCAAAGCGCTGATCAGTGCTGTGGCACTGTTCTTCGTGACGTTCGTCGCCGCCCCCCCGGCGTTCGCGAGCGCAACGCTCGACATCAGCGCCACCCAGGGGCTCAAGGACGGTCAGCAGGTGACCATCTCGGGCAGCGGCTTCAAGCCCGGACTGAAGTCCATCGCCATCGGTCAGTGCATCGATGGAATGAAGGGCCCCTCTGACTGCAACACCGCGGGCGGCGCGACCTTCGTGGACGCCGACGCCTCGGGCAAGATCCCCACCACGCAGATCGTGGTCAAGGAGAAGTTCGGCAGCTTCGACTGCACCAAGCAGAAGTGCGTCATCGGGGCTCAGCCCCTGCCGAACGCTGTGGACGCGGCGACGGTGGCTGCCAACACGTTCTACAGCGACATCACGTTCGGTGAGGTGGCGGCGGCTCCCGCCCCCTCCGCTGCCCCCGCGCCCACCGCTGGCGGCGAGAACCTGCCGAAGACGGGACCCGGCGACGAGCTGGCGACGATCGTCTTCTTCGGCGTGCTGCTCTTCCTGCTCGGTGGCGCCACGTTGTGGTTCACCCCGCGTCGCGGTCGGGGGATCGCCTGA
- a CDS encoding branched-chain amino acid ABC transporter permease/ATP-binding protein: MTLAGVAPLFLGNYDFGIERLVLGLFNGMTYGLLAVGLVMVYKSSRFVNFAHGSIGTFGAAVLAALVLDRGLPYWLAFVIAILVAGGVAALLEIVVVRRLSGRPSLIGMIATLGISQLISVFALVLNSSTGLAYPVPPYLPSFKLGTLTVGPPHIAMLIMGTALFIGLWYFLYRNKVGMGIRAAADDPDAAQLEGIPAKRMASLAWAVAGAIAAFSAILVTPTASGVSIEGMGPELLLKGLAGAVIARMASIPIAVAASLGVGLIEQILLSNPDTTGLVNVVIGLVIIIALLRQPILGRAGKERVSWRRVIAEPVPAAYREMAFVRWAPRITLLVVVFTSIGVAYVITNDTAAALTSIAGFAIVGLSVSMLTGVSGQLSLGQFAFAGIAAAASVHVVNATGSFVFGVASGVVSAAIASVLIAIPAMRLKGLALALATLAFALASVSWLLRLDIFLGSGISPAKPVWFGYPVEYAVDYYLFALAMLALAFIVSKNIRESGFGRSLQALRDNEDAGRALTIPARLRKFQLYAVAGAIAGLGGVVVGHSQSQLTVNSFPSSASIDVVAIAVIGGLTVTSGPIIGAFVIIGIPALFGLGFVGEAVLAVAWLAIVVMLPDGLGGVVLRARNAFYDMLARRRGIDPVHVRLGPAAPSQSPLQRALNLEGAMDGIADLRADHIDPSSGTPILSIQQITKRFGGVVAADGVDFTVAQGEIVGIIGPNGAGKTTLFEMVAGFTTPDSGHVVFDGLDVTKATPEQRAVAGLVRSFQDAGLFPTMTVRETLMIAQERVAPTRLWWSLLGVKSAEVTKGEAADLLMERMGLSPYANRTIEELSTGTRRVVEIASLLTLNPRVLLLDEPSAGIAQSESDALGELLLGIRRELGTTMVVIEHDLPLLSSICDRMIAMNLGRVIASGTPDEVRNDPAVVRSYLGAESAAIHRSGLHLAPVPDQSDQPTGNFPVSTPR; this comes from the coding sequence ATGACCCTCGCAGGTGTTGCCCCACTTTTCCTGGGCAACTACGACTTCGGCATCGAGCGCCTGGTGCTCGGTCTCTTCAACGGCATGACCTACGGCCTCCTGGCCGTCGGTCTGGTCATGGTCTACAAGTCCAGCCGTTTCGTGAACTTCGCCCACGGGTCCATCGGAACCTTCGGCGCAGCAGTCCTCGCCGCCCTGGTGCTCGACCGAGGGCTGCCCTACTGGCTTGCCTTCGTCATCGCGATCCTGGTCGCTGGAGGTGTCGCGGCGCTCCTCGAGATCGTCGTCGTACGCCGCCTCAGCGGACGACCGAGCCTGATCGGCATGATCGCGACACTGGGCATCTCCCAGCTGATCTCGGTCTTCGCGCTCGTGCTCAACAGCTCGACGGGCCTGGCCTACCCGGTCCCGCCCTACCTGCCGAGCTTCAAGCTCGGGACGCTGACGGTCGGACCGCCGCACATCGCCATGTTGATCATGGGCACGGCTCTCTTCATCGGTCTGTGGTACTTCCTCTACCGCAACAAGGTCGGCATGGGCATCCGCGCCGCGGCAGACGACCCCGACGCCGCCCAGCTCGAGGGCATCCCGGCCAAGCGCATGGCGTCGTTGGCCTGGGCAGTCGCTGGCGCGATCGCCGCCTTCTCCGCCATCCTCGTGACCCCGACCGCCTCGGGCGTCTCGATCGAGGGCATGGGTCCGGAGCTGCTGCTCAAGGGTCTGGCCGGAGCCGTGATCGCCCGGATGGCCTCGATCCCGATCGCCGTCGCGGCGTCGTTGGGCGTGGGCCTCATCGAGCAGATCCTGCTCTCCAACCCCGACACGACCGGCCTGGTCAACGTAGTGATCGGTCTCGTGATCATCATCGCCCTGCTGCGCCAGCCGATCCTCGGCCGCGCCGGCAAGGAGCGCGTCTCCTGGCGTCGGGTGATCGCAGAGCCGGTCCCCGCGGCCTACCGTGAGATGGCCTTCGTCCGCTGGGCGCCACGCATCACCCTGCTGGTCGTCGTCTTCACCTCGATCGGTGTTGCCTACGTCATCACCAATGACACGGCGGCGGCGCTCACCAGCATCGCCGGCTTCGCCATCGTCGGCCTCAGCGTCTCGATGCTCACCGGTGTCTCGGGCCAGCTCTCGCTCGGTCAGTTCGCCTTCGCCGGCATCGCTGCCGCTGCTTCTGTCCATGTCGTGAACGCCACCGGCAGCTTCGTGTTCGGCGTCGCCAGCGGCGTGGTCTCCGCAGCCATCGCTTCGGTCCTGATCGCCATCCCGGCGATGCGCCTCAAGGGCCTGGCACTCGCATTGGCCACGTTGGCCTTCGCGCTCGCCTCGGTGTCGTGGCTGCTCCGTCTCGACATCTTCCTGGGGTCGGGCATCTCACCCGCCAAGCCAGTCTGGTTCGGCTACCCCGTCGAGTACGCGGTGGACTACTACCTCTTCGCGCTGGCGATGCTGGCCCTGGCCTTCATCGTGTCGAAGAACATCCGTGAGTCCGGCTTCGGCCGCTCCCTGCAGGCCCTGCGTGACAACGAGGACGCGGGTCGGGCACTCACCATCCCGGCCAGGCTGCGCAAGTTCCAGCTGTACGCCGTCGCCGGGGCCATCGCCGGACTCGGTGGTGTCGTCGTGGGCCACAGCCAGTCGCAGCTGACCGTCAACTCCTTCCCGAGCAGTGCCAGCATCGACGTGGTGGCCATTGCCGTGATCGGCGGTCTCACCGTCACCAGTGGCCCGATCATCGGCGCCTTCGTGATCATCGGCATCCCCGCCCTGTTCGGACTCGGCTTCGTCGGTGAGGCCGTGCTGGCGGTGGCCTGGTTGGCGATCGTCGTCATGCTGCCCGACGGTCTCGGTGGCGTGGTGCTCCGTGCCCGCAACGCCTTCTACGACATGTTGGCGCGTCGCCGGGGGATTGATCCCGTCCACGTACGACTCGGACCCGCCGCTCCGTCCCAGTCGCCGCTCCAGCGGGCTCTGAACCTCGAGGGAGCCATGGACGGCATCGCGGACCTGCGCGCCGACCACATCGACCCCAGCAGTGGGACGCCGATCCTCAGCATCCAGCAGATCACCAAGCGTTTCGGTGGCGTGGTCGCGGCCGACGGGGTCGACTTCACCGTCGCCCAGGGCGAGATCGTCGGCATCATCGGCCCGAACGGCGCCGGCAAGACGACGCTCTTCGAGATGGTCGCCGGCTTCACCACGCCGGACTCCGGCCACGTGGTCTTCGACGGACTCGACGTCACGAAGGCAACCCCCGAGCAGCGGGCGGTCGCCGGTCTGGTGCGCTCCTTCCAGGACGCGGGTCTCTTCCCGACCATGACCGTGCGCGAGACGCTGATGATCGCCCAGGAGCGCGTTGCGCCGACCCGCCTGTGGTGGTCGCTGCTCGGCGTCAAGTCGGCAGAGGTCACGAAGGGCGAGGCTGCGGATCTCCTCATGGAGCGCATGGGCCTGAGCCCTTACGCCAACCGCACGATCGAGGAGCTCTCGACAGGCACCCGCCGGGTGGTGGAGATCGCCAGCCTGCTGACGCTCAACCCGCGGGTCCTGCTGCTGGACGAGCCGTCCGCCGGCATCGCCCAGTCCGAGAGCGACGCCCTGGGGGAGCTGCTCCTCGGGATTAGGCGCGAGCTCGGCACCACCATGGTGGTCATCGAGCACGACCTTCCGCTGCTCTCGAGCATCTGCGACCGGATGATCGCGATGAACCTCGGTCGGGTCATCGCCTCCGGCACGCCCGACGAGGTCCGAAACGACCCCGCGGTGGTGCGTTCCTACCTCGGCGCGGAGTCCGCGGCCATCCACCGGTCCGGTCTGCACCTGGCGCCAGTTCCAGATCAGTCGGACCAACCCACTGGTAACTTCCCCGTTTCCACTCCAAGATGA
- a CDS encoding ABC transporter ATP-binding protein: protein MSSPALVADGIRASYGPLQVLFDTSVRVEQGEMVALLGPNGVGKSTLLKVIGGLLTPDAGTVSIFGQDVTSAPSRKRVEAGLCQVVGQSSFSSLTVTENLLMHGFANSSRKWTKEATEAALAVFPRLHARRNQLASTLSGGERQMLALAKTIVGDPKVLVVDEFSLGLAPVVVGGLMDLVRRLNERGSSILLVEQSVNVALSLVHRAYVMEKGEIIAEEDAAVLAADPARVQALMLGGHMEDAG from the coding sequence ATGAGTAGTCCCGCCCTGGTGGCCGACGGCATCCGTGCCTCGTACGGCCCCCTCCAGGTGCTCTTCGACACCAGCGTGCGTGTCGAGCAGGGCGAGATGGTCGCCCTGCTCGGTCCGAACGGCGTCGGCAAGAGCACCTTGCTCAAGGTGATCGGTGGTCTCCTGACCCCCGATGCGGGCACGGTCTCCATCTTCGGCCAGGACGTGACCTCGGCCCCCAGCCGCAAGCGGGTGGAGGCCGGTCTCTGCCAGGTGGTCGGACAGTCGTCCTTCTCGTCGCTGACGGTGACCGAGAACCTCCTGATGCACGGCTTCGCGAACTCGAGCCGCAAGTGGACGAAGGAGGCCACCGAGGCCGCCCTCGCCGTCTTTCCGCGGCTCCACGCGCGCCGCAACCAGCTCGCCTCCACCCTGTCGGGCGGCGAGCGGCAGATGTTGGCTCTCGCCAAGACGATCGTGGGTGACCCCAAGGTCCTGGTCGTCGACGAGTTCTCGCTCGGTCTCGCCCCCGTCGTCGTGGGTGGCCTCATGGATCTCGTCCGTCGCCTCAACGAACGTGGTTCCTCCATCCTCCTGGTGGAGCAGTCGGTCAACGTGGCGCTCTCGCTCGTGCACCGCGCGTACGTCATGGAGAAGGGCGAGATCATCGCCGAGGAAGATGCCGCTGTGCTCGCTGCCGACCCCGCTCGGGTCCAGGCGCTGATGCTCGGTGGCCACATGGAGGACGCAGGATGA
- a CDS encoding class E sortase — protein MIRLTAELALTAGFVLLLFAFYLLVWSNHRTEAAQDNLLAQFRTEAGKDGPAASKKRLDPGDGVAVLHIPKFGKDWAFVVVEGTDTDDLRNGPGRFSDSAMPGEVGNFAIAGHRATHGEPFANLDSVDEGDQIVVETGKEWLVYEITWSRIVAPSALEVIAPVAGHPGRKPTQSTMTLVTCHPRWGSTERLVVGSQLVERRKAAAGPPKGVA, from the coding sequence GTGATCCGGTTGACAGCCGAATTGGCTCTCACAGCCGGGTTTGTCCTCCTTCTCTTCGCCTTCTACCTGCTGGTCTGGTCCAACCACCGGACAGAGGCCGCCCAGGACAATCTGCTGGCGCAGTTCCGCACGGAGGCAGGCAAGGACGGCCCCGCTGCTTCCAAGAAGCGCCTGGACCCGGGTGACGGGGTGGCAGTGCTCCACATCCCCAAGTTCGGCAAGGACTGGGCCTTCGTCGTGGTGGAGGGCACCGACACCGACGACCTGCGCAACGGCCCCGGCCGCTTCAGCGACTCGGCCATGCCGGGCGAGGTGGGCAACTTCGCCATCGCCGGGCACCGAGCCACCCACGGGGAGCCCTTCGCCAACCTCGACAGCGTGGATGAGGGTGACCAGATCGTGGTGGAGACCGGCAAGGAGTGGCTCGTCTACGAGATCACCTGGTCGCGCATCGTGGCCCCCTCCGCCCTCGAGGTCATCGCCCCGGTCGCCGGGCATCCGGGTCGGAAGCCGACCCAGAGCACCATGACCCTGGTGACCTGTCACCCACGCTGGGGCTCGACCGAGCGTCTCGTCGTGGGTAGCCAGCTCGTGGAGCGTCGCAAGGCGGCCGCCGGTCCGCCCAAGGGCGTCGCGTGA
- a CDS encoding arylmalonate decarboxylase, protein MSGVDRLGWRRKFGVIAPSTNTIVQPEFDMMRVPGVTSHYGRIFIPDGRIATDEGMENLLVQIRANMDACVESLMTMQPDYMVMGMSAETFWDGVEGNRQFVKQIQDLTGGLGVATGAEACERALKLYGAKKIGVITPYTPIGDANVRKFFTELGFEVGKIKGLCVNSAVEIAQVSEQTLREAIIEVNDDDVDAIVQCGTNLCMTELADEAERWLGKPVIAINAATWWMALRDNGIDDKLHGYGSLLRDH, encoded by the coding sequence GTGAGCGGAGTCGACCGTCTGGGATGGCGCCGCAAGTTCGGCGTCATCGCCCCCAGCACCAACACGATCGTCCAGCCCGAGTTCGACATGATGCGCGTGCCCGGCGTCACGTCCCACTACGGCCGCATCTTCATCCCCGACGGCCGCATCGCGACCGACGAGGGCATGGAGAACCTCCTCGTCCAGATCCGCGCCAACATGGATGCCTGCGTGGAGAGCCTGATGACCATGCAGCCCGACTACATGGTGATGGGCATGAGCGCCGAGACCTTCTGGGACGGCGTCGAGGGCAACCGCCAGTTCGTCAAGCAGATCCAGGACCTCACCGGTGGCCTGGGTGTCGCGACGGGGGCTGAGGCCTGCGAGCGCGCTCTCAAGCTCTACGGTGCGAAGAAGATCGGCGTGATCACGCCCTACACGCCCATCGGCGACGCCAACGTGCGCAAGTTCTTCACCGAGCTCGGGTTCGAGGTCGGCAAGATCAAGGGCCTGTGCGTCAACAGTGCCGTCGAGATCGCCCAGGTCAGCGAGCAGACGCTGCGCGAGGCGATCATCGAGGTCAACGACGACGACGTGGACGCCATCGTCCAGTGCGGCACGAACCTGTGCATGACCGAGCTGGCCGACGAGGCCGAGCGCTGGCTCGGCAAGCCGGTGATCGCCATCAACGCCGCCACCTGGTGGATGGCGCTGCGCGACAACGGCATCGACGACAAGCTGCACGGCTACGGCTCGCTCCTGCGCGACCACTGA
- a CDS encoding SDR family oxidoreductase, producing MSTASGRVVVVTGGTRGIGLGLAREFLARGCRVVVCGRTQSSVDQGLAALSAGDRATGLATDVTDRASVQALWDHAVATFGRVDVWVNNAGISAPKRDIVDMAQEVVEDVFKVNVVGTHNGCAVAAKGMEAQGGGFVWNMEGFGSDGRVQAGIGIYGSSKRALRYLTEALVKEHKESSVKFGFLSPGIVVTDLLVGDYADDPEGFDKAKKIFNILGDKVETVTPVLAEKVLAAQKNGARVEWLTNAKAAKRFMTAGFTKRDLFQDA from the coding sequence ATGAGCACGGCCAGCGGCCGCGTCGTCGTGGTCACGGGCGGCACCCGGGGCATCGGCCTCGGGCTGGCGCGCGAGTTCCTGGCCCGCGGCTGTCGCGTCGTCGTCTGCGGTCGCACGCAGTCGAGCGTCGACCAGGGCCTGGCTGCCCTGTCCGCCGGCGACCGGGCCACGGGCCTGGCCACCGACGTCACCGACCGGGCATCGGTCCAGGCGCTCTGGGACCACGCCGTGGCGACCTTCGGTCGCGTCGACGTGTGGGTCAACAACGCCGGGATCTCTGCCCCCAAGCGCGACATCGTCGACATGGCCCAGGAAGTCGTCGAGGACGTCTTCAAGGTCAACGTCGTGGGCACCCACAACGGGTGCGCGGTGGCGGCGAAGGGCATGGAGGCCCAGGGCGGCGGGTTCGTCTGGAACATGGAGGGCTTCGGCTCCGACGGTCGCGTCCAGGCCGGCATCGGGATCTACGGGTCCTCCAAGCGGGCCCTGCGCTACCTCACCGAGGCACTGGTCAAGGAGCACAAGGAGAGCAGCGTCAAGTTCGGCTTCCTCTCCCCGGGCATCGTGGTCACCGACCTGCTGGTCGGCGACTACGCCGACGACCCGGAGGGCTTCGACAAGGCCAAGAAGATCTTCAACATCCTGGGGGACAAGGTGGAGACGGTGACGCCCGTACTGGCCGAGAAGGTCCTGGCCGCGCAGAAGAACGGTGCGCGCGTGGAGTGGCTCACGAACGCGAAGGCTGCCAAGCGGTTCATGACCGCTGGGTTCACCAAGCGCGACCTCTTCCAGGACGCCTGA
- a CDS encoding aromatic ring-hydroxylating oxygenase subunit alpha — MFKNFWYAVEFADDVVAGKPMKVKLLGQQLVLYRKGSDNSVVAMSDLCVHRGAALSDGELKGDCVVCPYHGWEYEPDGAVSKIPAHPDKGIPRKARVDSYPTLEKYGFVWVFMGDLPEEERPPIPDWSLIEDTVNFRAVRGSFLWKSNYERILENGVDVAHTPFVHGGVFGNREKPEVPDYAVEETEWSCKISVELHPPKSKGLWGLINPNKQDLANRPPVKVSNTWWLPNMILLEIDTPMGPMKIFDVNVPIDEETTLVKFVALRGFFKGAWADSDAKRRVFKVLYEDQAIVDAVRPELLPFDLSAELHVKSDYNATLYRRRRQELIDMGWSVEGNTIVGEGPARVEARVIPSPARKLVPELASAWNFKEVRSRQILEGRAHPDMTTAEREELDAEAAAASK; from the coding sequence ATGTTCAAGAACTTCTGGTACGCCGTCGAGTTTGCCGATGACGTCGTTGCCGGCAAGCCCATGAAGGTCAAGCTGCTCGGTCAGCAGTTGGTGCTGTACCGCAAGGGCAGTGACAACTCGGTCGTCGCCATGTCGGACCTCTGCGTCCACCGTGGTGCCGCGCTGTCCGACGGTGAGCTCAAGGGCGACTGCGTCGTCTGCCCGTACCACGGCTGGGAGTACGAGCCCGACGGTGCTGTCAGCAAGATCCCTGCCCACCCTGACAAGGGCATTCCGCGCAAGGCGCGCGTCGACTCCTACCCGACGCTCGAGAAGTACGGATTCGTCTGGGTCTTCATGGGTGACCTTCCCGAGGAGGAGCGTCCGCCGATCCCCGACTGGTCGCTGATCGAGGACACCGTCAACTTCCGTGCCGTGCGTGGTTCCTTCCTCTGGAAGTCCAACTACGAGCGCATCCTGGAGAACGGCGTCGACGTCGCCCACACCCCGTTCGTCCACGGTGGCGTCTTCGGCAACCGGGAGAAGCCCGAGGTCCCCGACTACGCCGTCGAGGAGACCGAGTGGAGCTGCAAGATCTCCGTCGAGCTGCACCCGCCGAAGTCCAAGGGCCTGTGGGGTCTCATCAACCCCAACAAGCAGGACCTGGCCAACCGTCCGCCGGTCAAGGTGTCCAACACCTGGTGGCTGCCGAACATGATCCTGCTCGAGATCGACACCCCCATGGGTCCGATGAAGATCTTCGACGTCAACGTGCCGATCGACGAGGAGACCACGCTGGTCAAGTTCGTCGCGTTGCGTGGCTTCTTCAAGGGCGCCTGGGCCGACAGTGACGCCAAGCGTCGTGTCTTCAAGGTGCTCTACGAGGACCAGGCCATCGTTGACGCGGTCCGTCCGGAGCTCCTTCCGTTCGACCTGTCGGCCGAGCTGCACGTCAAGAGCGACTACAACGCGACGCTGTACCGCCGTCGTCGCCAGGAGCTCATCGACATGGGCTGGAGCGTCGAGGGCAACACGATCGTCGGCGAGGGCCCGGCCCGCGTCGAGGCGCGTGTCATCCCGTCGCCGGCGCGCAAGCTGGTCCCCGAGCTCGCCAGCGCGTGGAACTTCAAGGAGGTGCGCAGCCGCCAGATCCTGGAGGGTCGCGCGCACCCCGACATGACCACGGCCGAGCGCGAGGAGCTCGACGCCGAGGCTGCCGCAGCAAGCAAGTGA
- a CDS encoding alpha/beta hydrolase, with amino-acid sequence MSTQVVVRAYRDAVRVDGAPAPLDTVHLTVRHPAWPARNDVERMSGALAPDTDGAPYPVIVVVPGVNVASAGYTWLATRLVEAGHVVVSYDWVGQLFPGQNGLTPGVDVAVASPQGYGTAPTTPALRPILDRLAALHAEGPLAGMLDLDRVGLLGHSAGGTVALQSADPQWFPEIAAVATFGSHLMASQMLGFEAGTLLTSPACVPVMITAGNADGVVAASAIRYGAEAGAEEHDPVVRTWAEGLPHSSEASLAVLDGAGHLLPVSPEDPTSARGFLEAPLEADQEALREAFTTLLEAFFGTHLQKVPAQQAQLDHHFSNPPTHFADLRRR; translated from the coding sequence ATGAGCACCCAGGTCGTCGTTCGCGCGTACCGCGATGCGGTGCGCGTGGACGGCGCGCCTGCCCCCCTCGACACGGTCCACCTGACGGTGCGTCACCCGGCCTGGCCGGCGCGCAACGACGTGGAGCGGATGAGCGGTGCGCTCGCTCCTGACACCGACGGTGCGCCCTACCCGGTCATCGTCGTGGTGCCCGGGGTCAACGTGGCCTCTGCCGGCTACACGTGGCTGGCGACCCGACTCGTCGAGGCCGGCCACGTGGTCGTCTCCTACGACTGGGTGGGCCAGCTCTTCCCCGGACAGAACGGACTGACGCCGGGAGTGGACGTCGCCGTGGCCAGCCCCCAGGGCTACGGGACCGCCCCCACGACGCCAGCGCTGCGCCCGATCCTGGACCGGCTCGCCGCGCTGCACGCCGAGGGGCCGCTCGCTGGCATGCTCGACCTCGACCGGGTCGGTCTGCTCGGACACTCCGCCGGTGGCACGGTCGCACTGCAGTCGGCCGACCCGCAGTGGTTCCCCGAGATCGCCGCCGTCGCGACCTTCGGGTCCCACCTCATGGCCTCGCAGATGCTGGGCTTCGAGGCCGGCACCCTGCTCACCTCGCCGGCCTGCGTGCCGGTGATGATCACCGCGGGCAACGCCGACGGGGTGGTCGCCGCCAGCGCGATCCGCTACGGCGCGGAAGCCGGTGCCGAGGAGCACGACCCCGTCGTACGTACGTGGGCCGAAGGCCTGCCACACAGCAGTGAGGCGAGCCTCGCCGTCCTCGACGGCGCCGGGCACCTGCTTCCCGTCTCGCCGGAGGACCCCACCTCTGCGCGCGGATTCCTCGAGGCTCCCCTGGAAGCCGACCAGGAGGCCCTGCGGGAGGCGTTCACCACGCTCCTGGAGGCATTCTTCGGGACCCACCTTCAGAAGGTGCCTGCACAACAGGCTCAACTGGACCATCATTTCAGCAACCCCCCCACCCACTTCGCCGACCTGCGGCGACGCTAG
- a CDS encoding oxidoreductase, with amino-acid sequence MSENMKFVQDFLDDAPVTDVSATFAEWLDIIEGLKAKAMAALGDLQRDPSTDELEAFASEADGGPTGQIRAYTGENVDWMIHSHMQNKSLGFVNVHLTIWLGPHIDVPHFGMALGAFPQAWMFMDSVPRKVISTDVEYFNKYYAPFNDEWQQIHKNTPGIDEFVSRDAFVRATYSPTAWSFMAEPSQEFYDLARKTANDHMDRWLQWVAEATEVPAEKQAELAEADLSTRRNIAELDPANVVAVRYFGEERTEQLVRALWGGDRVLPRPLDR; translated from the coding sequence ATGAGTGAGAACATGAAGTTCGTCCAGGACTTCCTGGACGATGCCCCCGTCACCGACGTCTCCGCGACCTTCGCGGAGTGGCTGGACATCATCGAGGGGCTCAAGGCCAAGGCCATGGCCGCCCTGGGTGACCTGCAGCGTGACCCGTCGACCGACGAGCTCGAGGCCTTCGCCTCGGAGGCTGACGGTGGCCCCACGGGTCAGATCCGCGCCTACACGGGCGAGAACGTGGACTGGATGATCCACTCGCACATGCAGAACAAGTCGCTCGGCTTCGTCAATGTGCACCTGACCATCTGGCTCGGCCCGCACATCGACGTCCCCCACTTCGGCATGGCGCTCGGCGCCTTCCCGCAGGCCTGGATGTTCATGGACTCCGTGCCGCGCAAGGTCATCTCGACCGACGTGGAGTACTTCAACAAGTACTACGCCCCGTTCAACGACGAGTGGCAGCAGATCCACAAGAACACCCCCGGCATCGACGAGTTCGTCTCGCGCGACGCCTTCGTGCGCGCGACCTACTCGCCCACCGCGTGGTCGTTCATGGCCGAGCCGTCGCAGGAGTTCTACGACCTGGCTCGCAAGACGGCCAACGACCACATGGACCGTTGGCTCCAGTGGGTCGCCGAGGCGACCGAGGTCCCTGCCGAGAAGCAGGCCGAGCTCGCCGAGGCCGACCTCAGCACCCGCCGCAACATCGCCGAGCTCGACCCGGCCAACGTCGTCGCCGTGCGCTACTTCGGCGAGGAGCGCACCGAGCAGCTCGTGCGCGCCCTCTGGGGTGGCGACCGCGTCCTCCCGCGACCGCTGGACCGCTGA